A region from the Clostridium beijerinckii genome encodes:
- a CDS encoding CPBP family intramembrane metalloprotease domain-containing protein, with product MVGKEMVNDFQQEIEGRKLRIKNDMKKTGGNCARMLLILAILVYVIGFVIILGIKIRGRVLGIDITTNPEINTILGISKDKYNFLVGYLPCIIGDIVAIIIAMKTTNIKFKEDIFNKNKSPKIFILLGTISCIGIGMISSIIYLTYSTIIKRYGIIIPEPDFSFPAQSKYLILFLIYACLLGPILEEIIFRGFILKSMQKYGNLTAIIVSSILFSMFHLNLVQFVNPVLMGIVLAFITIKSKSIVPSIIAHIFNNTITFTMTRVSLIDMQLLKSMSIAIYAFAGILALTAFIIKYGKDFAQTIKEDNRILKTHEKVRYSFSGIWGLSYITFYVIFVVGIMIVTNVIKK from the coding sequence ATGGTAGGTAAAGAGATGGTAAATGATTTTCAACAAGAAATTGAGGGCAGGAAATTAAGAATAAAAAATGATATGAAGAAAACTGGCGGAAATTGTGCAAGAATGCTTCTTATACTGGCGATATTAGTATATGTAATAGGATTTGTAATTATATTAGGCATTAAAATTAGGGGGAGAGTTTTAGGTATAGATATAACAACTAATCCTGAAATAAATACTATTTTAGGGATTTCTAAAGATAAGTATAATTTTTTGGTAGGATATCTTCCCTGTATAATTGGAGATATAGTAGCAATTATAATAGCAATGAAGACTACAAATATAAAATTTAAAGAAGACATATTTAACAAAAATAAATCACCTAAAATATTTATATTATTAGGAACAATTTCTTGTATAGGAATAGGAATGATTTCAAGCATAATCTATTTAACATATTCAACAATTATTAAACGGTACGGTATAATTATTCCAGAGCCAGATTTTAGTTTTCCCGCACAAAGTAAATATTTAATATTGTTTCTAATATATGCATGTTTACTAGGACCTATATTAGAAGAAATAATATTTAGAGGTTTTATACTTAAGAGTATGCAAAAGTATGGAAACTTAACAGCAATTATCGTATCTTCTATTTTATTTTCTATGTTTCATTTAAACTTGGTTCAATTTGTTAATCCTGTATTAATGGGAATTGTTTTAGCATTTATTACTATTAAGTCTAAGTCCATTGTACCATCAATAATAGCGCATATATTTAACAACACAATAACTTTTACAATGACAAGAGTGTCATTGATTGACATGCAGTTACTAAAATCCATGTCTATAGCTATATATGCTTTTGCTGGAATTTTAGCGCTTACAGCATTTATTATTAAATATGGGAAAGACTTCGCTCAAACAATAAAAGAGGACAATAGAATACTAAAAACTCATGAAAAAGTTAGGTATTCTTTTAGTGGAATATGGGGATTGTCATATATAACATTTTATGTGATATTTGTAGTTGGAATTATGATAGTAACTAATGTAATAAAGAAGTAA
- a CDS encoding chemotaxis protein MotB: protein MRKKKEHHEEHVDEAWLLPYSDMLTLLLALFIVMFAMGQTDAGKFKAMSEQFNIIFAGGSGVMQQDGNSVIPMEISPGQAEYDKMSEVKKMLEEEITKEGYSDKVKVDLNNEGLEISIQDAVLFNTGEADVKNNLSPLLVQVSNLLQGLDNQIKVVGHTDNVPIKNDKFQSNWELSSMRAINVMNFIVSSGKISADKVSIQAYGEYMPKFENTTEDGRAKNRRVEIIVVRKYPSATEEKSN from the coding sequence ATGAGAAAGAAAAAAGAACATCATGAAGAGCATGTTGATGAAGCATGGCTTCTTCCATATTCAGATATGTTAACACTCCTATTAGCACTATTTATTGTTATGTTTGCTATGGGTCAAACAGATGCAGGAAAGTTTAAGGCAATGAGCGAACAATTTAATATTATTTTTGCAGGTGGTAGTGGTGTAATGCAACAAGATGGTAACTCAGTTATCCCTATGGAGATTTCACCAGGACAAGCTGAGTATGACAAGATGTCTGAAGTAAAAAAAATGTTAGAGGAAGAAATTACAAAAGAGGGTTATTCGGATAAGGTTAAGGTTGATCTTAACAATGAGGGACTAGAAATTTCAATACAAGATGCTGTGCTTTTTAATACCGGTGAGGCAGATGTGAAAAACAATTTATCACCATTACTTGTACAAGTTTCAAATCTGCTTCAAGGCTTAGATAATCAAATTAAAGTTGTAGGGCATACAGATAATGTACCTATTAAGAATGATAAATTCCAATCTAACTGGGAATTAAGCTCAATGAGAGCTATAAATGTAATGAATTTTATCGTCAGCTCAGGAAAAATTAGTGCAGATAAAGTATCCATTCAAGCTTATGGTGAATATATGCCTAAATTTGAGAATACCACAGAGGACGGTAGAGCTAAAAATAGAAGAGTAGAAATTATTGTAGTTCGAAAGTATCCGTCAGCTACAGAAGAAAAATCAAATTGA
- a CDS encoding flagellar motor protein MotA translates to MDIFLITGLIGGFVIVVAAMIEKGASLSVLLSLEAIMVILGGTVIGLMNSFPKGEFLKIGKVFGVLFSNKNKQEPSEIIMQLVEMAQTTRRDGLLSLEGTINGLENKFLKKGLEMVVDGLEPDLIKEVLEIEIESMEERHRLGITAFSSAGGTAPTLGVLGAVIGLIGALGNLNDIDKLGESIKSAFVATVYGIFTGYLIWHPFSNRLKRKSLEEVTSMNIMLEGILAIQAGNNPKSIERKLVGMIEPSKRGIFEENNSEK, encoded by the coding sequence ATGGATATATTTTTGATTACAGGTCTTATTGGCGGTTTTGTAATTGTAGTTGCCGCTATGATAGAAAAAGGGGCGAGTCTTTCTGTACTACTAAGTCTTGAAGCAATAATGGTAATTCTTGGTGGTACCGTAATTGGATTAATGAATTCTTTTCCAAAAGGTGAGTTTCTTAAAATTGGTAAAGTTTTTGGGGTCCTTTTTAGTAATAAGAATAAACAAGAGCCTAGTGAAATTATTATGCAACTTGTAGAAATGGCTCAAACAACTAGAAGGGATGGATTATTATCTCTTGAAGGTACTATAAATGGATTAGAAAACAAGTTCTTAAAAAAAGGATTAGAGATGGTAGTCGATGGTTTAGAGCCAGACCTTATAAAAGAAGTATTAGAAATAGAAATTGAGAGTATGGAAGAAAGACATCGTCTTGGTATTACAGCCTTTTCATCAGCAGGAGGTACAGCACCAACCCTTGGAGTTTTAGGAGCTGTTATTGGACTGATTGGTGCTCTTGGAAATCTTAATGATATTGACAAACTTGGAGAGAGTATAAAGTCAGCTTTCGTTGCAACCGTTTATGGTATTTTTACTGGATATTTAATTTGGCATCCATTTTCAAACAGATTAAAAAGAAAATCTTTAGAAGAAGTAACTAGTATGAATATTATGCTTGAAGGAATCTTAGCTATTCAAGCAGGGAATAATCCAAAGAGTATTGAAAGAAAACTAGTAGGGATGATAGAACCAAGCAAAAGAGGAATATTTGAAGAAAACAATAGTGAAAAATAA
- a CDS encoding DUF421 domain-containing protein: protein MNEGLVVLVRSIIAFFSLLIFAKILGKQQISQLTFFDYVLGITIGSIAASLTTDLSSRAWPHFVGLFTWALLGYVMEYITMKWRYADKYIDGEPTIVIMGGKIMENALRKMKYTVSDIMALLRNKDIFDLSQVDFAIIEPNGQLSVLKKPEYEPLTAQDMNITKASTGISTELIYDGILIDQNLKQLNKTKKWIMHELKLQGIKHISEVFLATLTPSGSLYVDKYDDHIVKITDIGDYKGPY from the coding sequence TTGAATGAAGGATTAGTAGTTCTTGTGCGATCTATTATCGCATTCTTTTCTTTACTTATTTTTGCGAAGATATTAGGTAAACAACAAATAAGTCAATTAACATTTTTCGATTATGTGCTTGGAATAACAATTGGATCTATTGCCGCAAGTCTTACTACAGATTTGTCCAGCAGAGCATGGCCACATTTTGTCGGCCTTTTCACTTGGGCTTTGCTTGGATATGTAATGGAATATATCACTATGAAATGGAGATATGCTGACAAATATATAGATGGAGAACCTACAATTGTTATTATGGGTGGTAAAATAATGGAAAATGCATTGCGAAAAATGAAGTATACAGTATCCGATATTATGGCGTTATTAAGAAATAAAGATATTTTTGACTTGTCACAAGTGGATTTTGCAATCATTGAACCAAATGGTCAGTTATCTGTACTTAAAAAACCAGAGTATGAGCCTTTAACAGCTCAAGATATGAATATTACTAAAGCATCAACTGGTATAAGCACAGAACTTATTTATGATGGAATACTTATAGATCAAAATCTAAAACAACTTAATAAAACTAAAAAATGGATTATGCATGAACTTAAGCTACAGGGAATTAAGCATATTTCCGAAGTATTTCTTGCAACATTAACTCCTTCTGGCTCTTTGTATGTAGATAAGTATGATGATCATATTGTAAAAATAACTGATATTGGTGATTATAAAGGACCATATTAA
- a CDS encoding aryl-phospho-beta-D-glucosidase, producing the protein MYFKEKHGFQKDFLWGSASAAYQVEGAAEEEGKGRSNWDEFVRIPGKTFKSTTGDVAVDHYHRFKEDIALMAEMGLKTYRFSISWPRIYPKGKGEVNKKGLQFYDNVIDECLKYGIEPMVTIYHWDLPQALQEEYNGWESRKIIDDYESYAITLFERYKDKVKYWITLNEQNIFTAHGWMMATHPPGKKNDSKMFYQVNHHANIAHAKAVLAFRKIVPNGKIGASFAFGPSYPIDCSPINNMAKADYDDLQSFWWMDVYAYGRYPKAAFKYLESQGVAPKFENGDAELMKAAAQVDFMGVNYYQTAVVEYNPIDGVGMAEMNTTGKKGTAQVSGTPGLYKNPPNPYLKTTDWDWTIDPMGIRMCCRTITSRYDLPIVISENGLGAFDKKTEDNKIHDDYRIAYLKAHVEELKEAVNEGCEVLAYCTWSITDLLSWLNGYQKRYGFIYVDREEEEGASMNRYKKDSFYWYQNVIKTNGEEL; encoded by the coding sequence ATGTATTTTAAAGAAAAACATGGTTTCCAAAAGGATTTTCTATGGGGAAGCGCATCTGCGGCTTATCAAGTAGAAGGTGCTGCTGAAGAAGAAGGAAAAGGAAGAAGCAATTGGGATGAATTTGTAAGGATTCCTGGGAAAACATTTAAATCTACAACAGGTGATGTAGCAGTTGACCATTATCATCGTTTTAAAGAAGATATTGCTTTAATGGCAGAAATGGGATTAAAGACTTATAGATTTTCAATTTCTTGGCCAAGAATTTACCCAAAAGGTAAAGGCGAAGTTAATAAAAAAGGCTTACAATTCTATGATAATGTAATTGATGAATGCTTAAAATATGGAATTGAACCAATGGTTACAATCTACCATTGGGATTTACCACAAGCTTTGCAAGAAGAGTATAATGGGTGGGAAAGTAGAAAGATAATTGATGATTATGAAAGTTATGCAATAACTCTATTTGAACGTTATAAGGATAAAGTTAAGTACTGGATAACTCTAAATGAACAAAATATATTTACAGCTCATGGATGGATGATGGCAACACACCCACCAGGTAAGAAGAATGATTCAAAGATGTTCTATCAAGTAAATCATCATGCAAACATAGCTCATGCTAAGGCAGTACTTGCATTTAGAAAAATAGTTCCAAATGGTAAGATAGGTGCAAGTTTTGCATTCGGACCATCTTATCCAATTGATTGTTCTCCAATAAACAATATGGCAAAGGCAGATTATGATGATTTACAATCATTTTGGTGGATGGATGTTTATGCATATGGACGTTATCCAAAAGCAGCATTTAAATATTTAGAATCACAAGGCGTTGCACCAAAGTTTGAAAATGGAGATGCAGAGCTTATGAAGGCAGCAGCACAAGTTGACTTTATGGGAGTAAACTACTATCAAACTGCAGTTGTTGAATACAATCCAATAGATGGGGTTGGAATGGCTGAAATGAATACTACAGGTAAAAAAGGTACAGCACAAGTTAGTGGAACACCAGGATTATACAAGAACCCACCAAATCCATATTTAAAAACTACAGATTGGGATTGGACTATAGATCCTATGGGTATAAGAATGTGCTGTAGAACTATCACAAGCAGATATGACTTACCAATAGTTATTTCTGAAAATGGGCTCGGAGCATTTGATAAGAAGACTGAAGATAATAAGATTCATGATGATTATCGTATAGCATATCTAAAAGCTCATGTAGAAGAATTAAAGGAAGCTGTTAATGAAGGTTGTGAAGTACTTGCATACTGCACATGGTCAATAACAGATTTATTAAGCTGGTTAAATGGATATCAAAAGCGTTATGGTTTCATTTATGTAGATCGTGAAGAAGAAGAAGGAGCATCTATGAATCGTTACAAGAAGGATAGCTTCTATTGGTATCAAAATGTAATAAAGACTAATGGTGAAGAACTATAG
- a CDS encoding 23S rRNA (uracil(1939)-C(5))-methyltransferase RlmD codes for MLENNKEYIVKIESLGYEGEGVAKIDRYPIFIPGGLKGETVKTEIIKAKKKYAYGKLIEIIEKSNERKEPECGNYKKCGGCTLMHLSYEGQLDFKFDRVKDCIKKIAGLDEKVVKYPLRMENGYRYRNKVIYSVGLVEDKLAIGFFSEKTHEIINMDTCLLQDEEADKIVRTIRDWMEKYSIIPAKQDGLFYEQGLIRNIMIRKGFKTKDVMVVLVTNDKEIPHKEELINQLTKEVINLKSVIQNINSKDTNLVLGDKCSTLWGSDYICDYIGKYKFNISPLSFFQVNPMQTEVLYNKALEYANLSGNETVFDAYCGTGTITLFLSQRAKKVYGVEILEQAIENAKVNAEQNKITNSEFYSGKSEEVIPRLIDDGIKPDVIVVDPPRKGCDVKLLDAIGNAKPKRVVYVSCDPSTLARDLKHLNGLGYETVEVQPVDMFPMTKHVECVVLLYRK; via the coding sequence GTGTTAGAAAATAATAAAGAATATATTGTGAAGATTGAATCCTTAGGTTATGAAGGTGAAGGTGTTGCAAAAATAGATAGATATCCAATATTCATACCAGGAGGATTGAAGGGAGAAACAGTAAAAACAGAGATAATTAAAGCTAAGAAAAAATATGCTTATGGAAAACTTATAGAAATAATAGAAAAATCAAATGAAAGAAAAGAACCTGAATGTGGTAATTATAAAAAGTGTGGTGGTTGCACTTTAATGCATTTAAGTTATGAAGGACAATTAGATTTTAAATTTGATAGAGTAAAGGATTGTATAAAGAAAATTGCAGGGTTAGATGAAAAAGTCGTAAAATATCCACTGAGAATGGAGAATGGATATAGATATAGAAATAAAGTTATATATTCTGTTGGATTGGTAGAAGATAAACTTGCAATAGGATTTTTTAGTGAAAAAACTCATGAAATAATTAATATGGACACTTGCCTACTCCAAGATGAGGAAGCTGATAAAATTGTAAGAACTATAAGAGATTGGATGGAAAAGTATTCAATAATACCAGCTAAACAAGATGGGTTGTTTTATGAACAAGGGTTAATTAGAAATATAATGATTAGAAAAGGCTTTAAGACTAAAGACGTTATGGTTGTATTAGTTACTAATGATAAAGAAATTCCTCATAAGGAGGAATTAATAAATCAATTGACTAAAGAAGTTATAAATTTAAAAAGTGTAATTCAAAATATAAATTCGAAAGATACTAATTTAGTTCTTGGAGATAAATGTTCTACTTTATGGGGATCAGATTATATATGTGATTACATAGGTAAATATAAGTTTAACATATCACCTTTATCTTTCTTTCAAGTAAACCCAATGCAAACAGAAGTCCTTTATAATAAGGCTTTAGAATATGCTAATTTAAGTGGAAATGAGACTGTATTTGATGCTTATTGTGGTACAGGTACAATAACATTATTTTTATCCCAAAGGGCTAAAAAGGTTTATGGAGTAGAAATTTTAGAACAAGCAATTGAAAATGCAAAAGTTAATGCTGAGCAAAATAAAATAACTAATTCTGAATTTTATTCAGGTAAATCAGAAGAGGTAATTCCAAGATTAATAGATGATGGAATTAAACCAGATGTAATAGTTGTAGATCCTCCTAGAAAAGGTTGTGATGTTAAATTGTTAGATGCTATAGGAAATGCAAAACCTAAACGAGTAGTTTATGTATCTTGCGATCCTAGTACTTTGGCGAGGGATTTAAAACATTTGAATGGGTTGGGGTATGAGACGGTAGAAGTACAGCCGGTTGACATGTTTCCTATGACGAAGCATGTAGAGTGTGTAGTTTTGCTATATCGTAAGTAG
- the pyk gene encoding pyruvate kinase produces MRKTKMICTIGPASEDMEILEKVMLAGMNASRHNFSHGDHEEHGGRIAKVKELSKKLNREIAIILDTKGPEIRTGKFEPKKLELTKGTEFTVYAGDMELVGDATKCAVTYEGLANDVKPGNTILIDDGLVGLTVKSVEGNAIKCEVQNTGFVGTHKGVNVPGVSIKLPALTEKDKSDLIFGCEVGVTMIAASFIRKASDVKTIRDILDANGGERILICSKIENQEGVDNIDSILEVSDLLMVARGDLGVEIPIEQVPAVQKMMIQKCNAAGKPVITATQMLDSMMRNPRPTRAEVSDVANAILDGTDGIMLSGESANGDYPVEAVATMAKIAEETEKQLTYTVAVSNAKTHTPAISGVISRAACNAASELQAEAIISSTQTGATARRISQCRPECPIIAVTSDSVVAKQLAFSWGVYPIVADKMISTDEMLEKSVETAKVYEYVKSGDTVVLAAGVPVNEIGATNLLKVSVVK; encoded by the coding sequence ATGAGAAAAACTAAAATGATTTGTACAATTGGCCCAGCAAGTGAGGATATGGAAATATTAGAAAAAGTAATGTTAGCAGGAATGAATGCTTCAAGACATAATTTTTCACATGGTGACCACGAAGAACACGGTGGAAGAATTGCAAAGGTTAAAGAATTATCAAAGAAACTTAACAGAGAAATTGCAATAATTCTTGATACTAAGGGACCTGAAATCAGAACAGGAAAGTTCGAACCTAAGAAACTTGAATTAACTAAAGGTACAGAATTTACAGTATATGCTGGAGATATGGAATTAGTTGGAGACGCTACTAAATGTGCTGTTACATATGAAGGATTGGCTAATGATGTTAAACCAGGAAATACTATCTTAATAGATGATGGTTTAGTTGGATTAACTGTTAAATCTGTTGAAGGAAACGCTATAAAGTGTGAAGTTCAAAATACTGGATTCGTTGGAACTCATAAGGGAGTTAACGTACCAGGAGTATCTATTAAATTACCAGCTCTTACTGAAAAAGATAAATCTGATTTAATCTTTGGTTGTGAAGTTGGAGTTACTATGATCGCTGCTTCATTTATAAGAAAAGCATCTGACGTAAAAACTATTAGAGATATACTTGATGCAAATGGTGGAGAAAGAATATTAATTTGTTCAAAAATCGAAAACCAAGAAGGTGTTGACAACATCGATTCTATCTTAGAAGTTTCAGATCTTTTAATGGTAGCAAGAGGAGACCTAGGTGTTGAAATTCCAATAGAACAAGTTCCTGCAGTTCAAAAGATGATGATTCAAAAATGTAATGCTGCTGGAAAGCCAGTTATAACTGCAACTCAAATGTTAGATTCAATGATGAGAAACCCAAGACCTACAAGAGCTGAAGTTTCAGACGTAGCTAATGCTATTTTAGATGGTACTGATGGAATAATGTTATCAGGAGAAAGTGCTAACGGAGATTATCCAGTAGAAGCTGTTGCTACAATGGCTAAAATTGCAGAAGAAACTGAAAAACAATTAACTTATACAGTTGCTGTTTCAAATGCTAAAACTCATACACCAGCTATATCAGGAGTAATATCAAGAGCAGCATGTAATGCAGCTAGTGAATTACAAGCAGAAGCTATTATATCATCAACTCAAACTGGAGCTACTGCAAGAAGAATTTCTCAATGTAGACCAGAATGTCCAATTATAGCTGTTACTTCTGATTCAGTAGTTGCTAAACAATTAGCATTCTCATGGGGTGTATATCCAATAGTTGCTGATAAGATGATATCAACTGATGAAATGTTAGAAAAATCAGTTGAAACTGCTAAGGTATATGAATATGTTAAATCAGGAGATACAGTTGTATTAGCAGCTGGAGTACCTGTTAATGAAATTGGAGCAACAAACCTATTAAAGGTTAGCGTTGTAAAATAA
- the pfkA gene encoding 6-phosphofructokinase: MKKIAVLTSGGDAPGMNAAIRAVVRTAIHNGIEVMGVQRGYAGLINGELFSMDRNSVSDIIQRGGTILRTARCVEFKNEEVRKKAAKILQAYGVEALIVIGGDGSFMGAKLLSQLGIKTIGLPGTIDNDLAYTDFTLGFDTALNTVVDAINKIRDTSTSHERVSIVEVMGRDCGDLTLYAGICGGAEAVIIPEIDFNKDELCRTILEGKNKGKMHNLIILAEGIGGAFELAKYVEEVTGIESRATILGHIQRGGSPSATDRVLASRMGAKAIEVLIEGKTSRVIGIKDNKIIDQDIDEALDIESKFDQELYDIAKVLS; the protein is encoded by the coding sequence ATGAAAAAGATAGCTGTGTTAACAAGTGGTGGAGATGCACCAGGAATGAACGCTGCAATTAGAGCAGTAGTAAGAACTGCAATTCATAACGGAATTGAAGTTATGGGAGTTCAAAGAGGATATGCTGGACTTATCAATGGAGAATTATTCAGCATGGATAGAAATTCAGTGTCAGATATAATTCAAAGAGGTGGAACAATCTTAAGAACTGCTAGATGCGTTGAATTCAAAAATGAAGAAGTAAGAAAAAAAGCTGCTAAAATATTACAAGCCTATGGCGTAGAAGCTTTAATAGTTATAGGTGGAGATGGCTCATTTATGGGAGCAAAATTATTATCACAACTTGGAATCAAAACAATTGGTTTACCAGGAACAATTGATAATGACTTAGCTTATACTGATTTTACTTTAGGATTTGATACAGCATTAAATACTGTTGTAGATGCTATAAATAAAATTAGAGATACTTCAACTTCTCATGAAAGAGTTTCAATTGTAGAAGTTATGGGAAGAGATTGTGGAGATTTAACTTTATATGCAGGTATCTGTGGTGGAGCAGAAGCAGTTATAATTCCAGAAATCGACTTTAATAAAGATGAACTTTGCAGAACTATTTTAGAAGGCAAAAACAAAGGGAAAATGCACAACTTAATAATCCTTGCAGAAGGAATTGGTGGAGCATTTGAACTTGCAAAATATGTTGAAGAAGTAACAGGAATTGAATCAAGAGCAACAATCTTAGGTCATATTCAAAGAGGCGGAAGCCCTTCAGCAACAGATAGAGTTTTAGCTTCAAGAATGGGAGCAAAGGCTATTGAAGTATTAATAGAAGGAAAAACTTCAAGAGTAATAGGAATTAAAGATAACAAGATCATTGATCAAGATATCGATGAAGCTTTAGATATAGAAAGTAAATTTGATCAAGAATTATATGATATTGCGAAAGTATTATCATAA